The proteins below are encoded in one region of Corynebacterium sphenisci DSM 44792:
- a CDS encoding sulfate adenylyltransferase subunit 1: MAAPITTIDPAPAAGAGPGARAALRLCTAGSVDDGKSTFVGRLLHDTRSILADQYDAVAAGSAARGRSGVDLALLVDGLRAEREQGITIDVAHRYFATPARSFILADCPGHEQYTRNTVTGMSTAEAVVLLVDARHGVVTQTRRHATVAALLGVRHLIVAVNKIDLLDFAEAPFRAIEAEVRELGARLGLPGIDVVPVSALDGDNVVARSARTPWYAGPAVLELLEGLDLAADAAAAAAADLRLPVETVLRHPEGDYRGYAGRIAAGRVRPGDRVDLPGGRRARITGLTRSGDPVDSAAAGDSVALTLDAQVDLARGDLIAVAPPEPTRAIGATVVHLADRPLPVGRTVLLRHGAAEVRARVAEVRRLIDVDTGAGAAGADRLAANDLAEVRIELAAALPVEPHRGGAIAGFSRIGVLLLVDPADGDTLAAGLVR; encoded by the coding sequence ATGGCCGCCCCGATCACCACCATCGACCCCGCCCCGGCCGCCGGCGCCGGACCCGGCGCCCGGGCGGCGCTGCGGCTGTGCACCGCCGGCAGCGTCGACGACGGCAAATCCACCTTCGTCGGCCGGCTGCTGCACGACACCCGCAGCATCCTCGCCGACCAGTACGACGCGGTCGCCGCCGGCTCCGCCGCCCGCGGCCGCTCGGGCGTGGACCTCGCCCTGCTCGTCGACGGGCTGCGCGCGGAACGGGAGCAGGGCATCACCATCGACGTGGCGCACCGCTACTTCGCCACCCCGGCGCGCTCCTTCATCCTCGCCGACTGCCCCGGCCACGAGCAGTACACCCGCAACACGGTCACCGGCATGTCCACCGCGGAGGCGGTGGTGCTGCTCGTCGACGCCCGGCACGGGGTGGTCACCCAGACCCGCCGGCACGCCACCGTGGCCGCGCTGCTCGGGGTGCGCCACCTCATCGTCGCGGTGAACAAGATCGACCTGCTGGACTTCGCCGAGGCGCCCTTCCGGGCCATCGAGGCCGAGGTCCGCGAGCTCGGCGCCCGGCTCGGCCTGCCCGGGATCGACGTGGTGCCGGTGAGCGCCCTGGACGGGGACAACGTGGTCGCCCGCTCCGCGCGCACCCCCTGGTACGCGGGCCCGGCGGTGCTGGAGCTGCTCGAGGGCCTCGACCTCGCCGCGGACGCGGCCGCGGCCGCCGCGGCGGATCTGCGGCTGCCGGTGGAGACCGTGCTGCGCCACCCCGAGGGCGACTACCGCGGCTACGCGGGGCGGATCGCCGCCGGCCGGGTGCGCCCCGGCGACCGCGTGGACCTCCCCGGCGGCCGGCGGGCCCGGATCACCGGGCTGACCCGCTCCGGGGATCCGGTGGACTCCGCCGCCGCCGGGGACTCGGTGGCGCTCACCCTCGACGCCCAGGTGGACCTGGCCCGCGGGGACCTCATCGCGGTGGCGCCGCCGGAGCCCACCCGGGCCATCGGGGCCACCGTGGTGCACCTGGCCGATCGCCCGCTGCCGGTCGGCCGCACCGTGCTGCTGCGCCACGGCGCCGCGGAGGTGCGCGCCCGGGTCGCCGAGGTGCGCCGGCTCATCGACGTGGACACCGGGGCGGGCGCCGCCGGCGCGGACCGGCTGGCCGCCAATGATCTCGCCGAGGTGCGCATCGAGCTCGCCGCCGCGCTGCCGGTGGAGCCGCACCGCGGCGGCGCCATCGCCGGCTTCTCCCGGATCGGGGTGCTCCTGCTGGTCGACCCGGCCGACGGGGACACCCTCGCCGCCGGGCTGGTGCGGTGA
- the cysD gene encoding sulfate adenylyltransferase subunit CysD yields the protein MRTAHMTTTITQHQTRPDDPAAGRPGPGAPPDPDPRLAELEAEGIDVIRQAAGQFDRMGLLFSGGKDSVVVLELARRAFAPAPPPVELLHIDTGHNFPEVIEFRDRVAAEEGVRLHIARVQDWIDRGELAERADGSRNRLQTVPLVETIAERGYDALLGGARRDEEKARAKERVFSVRDPFGGWDPRRQRPELWGLYNGRHAPGENIRVFPISNWTEADVWAYIAARGLALPAIYYAHEREVFARDGMWLAPGDWGGPREGERLVTRRVRYRTVGDMSCTGAVESEAADIAAVQAELRRSRLTERGATRADDRLSESAMEDRKKEGYF from the coding sequence ATGCGGACTGCACACATGACCACCACCATCACCCAGCACCAGACCCGCCCCGACGACCCCGCCGCCGGGCGCCCCGGCCCCGGCGCGCCACCGGACCCGGACCCCCGCCTGGCCGAGCTCGAGGCCGAGGGCATCGACGTGATCCGGCAGGCCGCCGGCCAATTCGACCGGATGGGCCTGCTGTTCTCCGGGGGCAAGGACTCCGTGGTGGTGCTCGAGCTGGCCCGCCGCGCCTTCGCCCCGGCCCCGCCCCCGGTGGAGCTGCTGCACATCGACACCGGGCACAACTTCCCGGAGGTGATCGAGTTCCGGGACCGGGTCGCCGCCGAGGAGGGGGTGCGCCTGCACATCGCCCGGGTGCAGGACTGGATCGACCGCGGGGAACTCGCCGAGCGCGCGGACGGCTCCCGCAACCGGCTGCAGACCGTGCCGCTGGTGGAGACCATCGCCGAACGCGGCTACGACGCCCTGCTCGGCGGGGCCCGCCGGGATGAGGAGAAGGCCCGCGCCAAGGAGCGGGTGTTCAGCGTCCGGGACCCCTTCGGCGGCTGGGACCCGCGCCGGCAGCGCCCGGAGCTGTGGGGCCTGTACAACGGCCGGCACGCGCCCGGGGAGAACATCCGGGTGTTCCCGATCTCCAATTGGACCGAGGCCGACGTGTGGGCCTACATCGCCGCCCGGGGGCTGGCCCTGCCCGCCATCTACTACGCCCACGAGCGGGAGGTCTTCGCCCGGGACGGGATGTGGCTGGCGCCCGGCGACTGGGGCGGGCCCCGGGAGGGAGAGCGGCTGGTCACCCGCCGGGTGCGCTACCGCACCGTGGGCGATATGAGCTGCACCGGGGCGGTGGAGTCCGAGGCCGCCGACATCGCCGCGGTGCAGGCGGAGCTGCGCCGCTCCCGGCTCACCGAACGCGGCGCCACCCGCGCCGATGACCGACTGTCCGAGTCCGCCATGGAGGACCGCAAGAAGGAGGGCTACTTCTGA
- a CDS encoding phosphoadenylyl-sulfate reductase produces MSAELIRADAAAAAPDALADPAIARRLLGLALDHGPALEGMDAAGILAWAAGHVRGPLAVTLSMQDTVLADLAARHAPEADLIFLDTGYHFPETLAVAAAVAERYPGRLRTVTPEATPAEQDAAEGPDLWARDPGRCCALRKVRPLAAVTRPYLAWVSGLKRCDAPTRARTPVLEVDRTGRLKLNPLAAWTEADVARYIAEHELIVHPLTRAGYPSIGCAPCTARVAPGADPRSGRWSGHEKTECGLHT; encoded by the coding sequence ATGAGCGCCGAGCTGATCCGCGCCGACGCCGCCGCGGCGGCCCCGGACGCCCTGGCCGACCCGGCGATCGCCCGCCGGCTGCTGGGCCTGGCCCTGGACCACGGGCCCGCCCTGGAGGGGATGGACGCCGCCGGGATCCTCGCCTGGGCCGCCGGGCACGTCCGCGGCCCGCTGGCGGTGACCCTGTCCATGCAGGACACGGTGCTCGCCGATCTCGCCGCCCGGCACGCGCCGGAGGCGGACCTGATCTTCCTGGACACCGGCTACCACTTCCCCGAGACCCTGGCCGTGGCCGCGGCGGTCGCCGAGCGCTACCCCGGCCGGCTGCGCACCGTCACCCCGGAGGCCACCCCCGCGGAACAGGACGCCGCGGAGGGCCCGGACCTGTGGGCCCGGGACCCGGGCCGCTGCTGCGCGCTGCGCAAGGTCCGGCCGCTGGCGGCGGTGACGCGGCCCTACCTGGCCTGGGTGAGCGGGCTGAAGCGCTGCGACGCGCCCACCCGGGCGCGCACCCCGGTGCTGGAGGTCGACCGCACCGGGCGGCTGAAGCTCAACCCGCTGGCCGCCTGGACCGAGGCCGACGTCGCGCGCTACATCGCCGAGCACGAGCTCATCGTGCACCCCCTGACCCGCGCCGGCTACCCCAGCATCGGCTGCGCCCCCTGCACCGCCCGGGTCGCCCCGGGCGCCGACCCCCGCTCCGGACGCTGGTCCGGGCACGAGAAGACCGAATGCGGACTGCACACATGA
- a CDS encoding nitrite/sulfite reductase, whose protein sequence is MTTPTKAAPAARPRPKRTPKPQGQWLVDGREPLNEDERLKAADPGIAVKRRVLDIYSREGFASIPAEDLAPRFKWIGLYTQRRQDLGGEHTGTMTNAELQDRYFMLRIRLDGGQATVAGIRAIGEISRDFARGTADFTDRQNVQLHWIRIEDMPEIWRRLEAVGLDTHFGCGDVPRVILGSPVAGVAADEIVDGTPAIERIRAEYLDPDAPGAGEFANLPRKFKSAVSGSPRLDVTHEVQDVAFVGVEHPEHGPGFDLWVGGGLSTNPMLARRLGAWVPLEEVPEVWAGVCRIFRDYGYRRLRNRARLKFLVAEWGAERFRRVLEEDYLGRPLVDGPAPRPQSGDRDHVGVHSQRDGRNYVGVKPAVGRVGGADLVRLADIADAHGVTRIRTTVMKELILLDVADAEVGPLLADLDELGLTARPSAFRRGVISCTGLEFCKLALVTTRTRAIELVADLERRLGDLDSPITIALNGCPNSCARTQIADIGLKGQIVTDAAGNRVEGFQVHLGGGLGEDAGFGRKLRGHKVTSAELGDYVERLVRAYRAGRGPGETFRDWVARAPEEELR, encoded by the coding sequence ATGACCACCCCGACGAAGGCCGCCCCGGCCGCGCGCCCCCGGCCCAAGCGCACGCCCAAGCCGCAGGGGCAGTGGCTGGTCGACGGCCGCGAACCCCTCAACGAGGATGAGCGGCTCAAGGCCGCCGACCCCGGCATCGCCGTGAAACGGCGGGTGCTGGACATCTACTCCCGGGAGGGCTTCGCCTCGATCCCCGCCGAGGACCTCGCCCCCCGCTTCAAGTGGATCGGCCTGTACACCCAGCGCCGCCAGGACCTCGGCGGGGAGCACACCGGCACCATGACCAACGCCGAACTGCAGGACCGCTACTTCATGCTGCGGATCCGGCTCGACGGCGGCCAGGCCACGGTCGCCGGGATCCGGGCCATCGGCGAGATCTCCCGGGACTTCGCCCGCGGCACCGCCGATTTCACCGACCGGCAGAACGTGCAGCTGCACTGGATCCGGATCGAGGACATGCCGGAGATCTGGCGCCGCCTGGAGGCCGTCGGCCTGGACACCCACTTCGGCTGCGGGGACGTGCCCCGGGTGATCCTGGGCTCCCCGGTGGCCGGGGTCGCCGCCGACGAGATCGTCGACGGCACCCCCGCCATCGAGCGGATCCGCGCCGAGTACCTCGACCCGGACGCCCCCGGGGCCGGGGAGTTCGCGAACCTGCCCCGCAAGTTCAAGTCCGCGGTCTCCGGCTCGCCCCGCCTGGACGTCACCCACGAGGTGCAGGACGTCGCCTTCGTCGGGGTCGAGCACCCCGAGCACGGCCCCGGCTTCGACCTGTGGGTCGGCGGGGGCCTGTCCACCAACCCGATGCTCGCCCGCCGGCTCGGCGCCTGGGTGCCCCTCGAGGAGGTGCCCGAGGTGTGGGCCGGGGTATGCCGGATCTTCCGCGACTACGGCTACCGCCGGCTGCGCAACCGGGCCCGGCTGAAGTTCCTCGTCGCCGAATGGGGCGCCGAGCGCTTCCGGAGGGTGCTGGAGGAGGACTACCTCGGCCGGCCCCTCGTCGACGGGCCCGCCCCGCGGCCGCAGTCCGGCGACCGCGACCACGTCGGGGTGCACAGCCAGCGCGACGGGCGCAACTACGTCGGGGTCAAACCCGCCGTGGGCCGGGTCGGCGGCGCCGACCTGGTGCGCCTGGCCGACATCGCCGACGCGCACGGGGTCACCCGCATCCGCACCACCGTGATGAAGGAGCTGATCCTGCTCGACGTCGCCGATGCGGAGGTCGGGCCGCTGCTCGCCGACCTCGACGAGCTGGGGCTCACCGCCCGGCCCAGCGCCTTCCGCCGCGGGGTGATCTCCTGCACCGGCCTGGAGTTCTGCAAACTCGCCCTGGTCACCACCCGCACCCGGGCGATCGAGCTGGTCGCCGACCTGGAGCGGCGGCTCGGCGACCTGGACTCGCCGATCACCATCGCGCTCAACGGCTGCCCCAACTCCTGCGCCCGCACCCAGATCGCGGACATCGGGCTCAAGGGCCAGATCGTCACCGACGCCGCGGGCAACCGGGTGGAGGGCTTCCAGGTGCACCTCGGCGGGGGCCTCGGCGAGGACGCGGGCTTCGGCCGCAAACTGCGCGGGCACAAGGTCACCTCCGCCGAGCTCGGCGACTACGTGGAGCGCCTGGTGCGCGCCTACCGCGCCGGCCGGGGCCCCGGCGAAACCTTCCGGGACTGGGTGGCCCGGGCCCCCGAGGAGGAGCTGCGATGA
- a CDS encoding sulfite exporter TauE/SafE family protein, with protein sequence MEKILLFALIGLGAQLVDGTLGMAFGVTATTLFMVTGTPAATASAVVHVVQVGTTAASGVSHWRFGNVDLPRVLALGGPGAIGAFAGATLLTGLDASAAAPVTSSILLGLGLWVTVRFARGAARPARARWGAGRLAPLGLLGGLLDATGGGGWGPVTTSTLLSVESGRPRTIIGTVSAAEFLVTCAAVAGFAPLLRAEFAAHAGAIAAMLAGGVAAAPVAAALVGRANPRLLGIVVGAVLVALNLRTLLAGALAPAALAGLLAGWAAAVAALLGLLAARGAFRRPRVDLVSPGPDLQQTDRYVYSSESR encoded by the coding sequence ATGGAGAAGATCCTGCTGTTCGCCCTCATCGGGCTCGGCGCCCAACTCGTCGACGGCACCCTCGGCATGGCCTTCGGCGTCACCGCCACCACCCTGTTCATGGTCACCGGGACGCCCGCGGCGACGGCCTCCGCGGTGGTGCACGTGGTCCAGGTGGGCACCACCGCCGCCTCCGGGGTCTCGCACTGGCGCTTCGGCAACGTGGACCTGCCCCGGGTGCTCGCCCTCGGCGGGCCGGGCGCGATCGGCGCCTTCGCCGGGGCCACCCTGCTCACCGGCCTGGACGCCTCCGCCGCCGCCCCGGTGACCTCCTCGATCCTGCTCGGCCTGGGCCTGTGGGTGACCGTCCGCTTCGCCCGGGGCGCCGCCCGGCCGGCGCGCGCCCGCTGGGGGGCCGGCCGGCTCGCGCCCCTGGGCCTGCTCGGCGGGCTGCTGGACGCCACCGGCGGCGGCGGCTGGGGGCCGGTGACCACGTCCACGCTGCTCAGCGTGGAGTCCGGGCGGCCGCGCACCATCATCGGCACCGTCTCCGCCGCGGAGTTCCTGGTCACCTGCGCCGCGGTGGCCGGGTTCGCCCCGCTGCTGCGGGCGGAGTTCGCCGCGCATGCCGGGGCGATCGCGGCGATGCTCGCCGGCGGGGTGGCCGCCGCCCCGGTCGCCGCGGCCCTGGTCGGGCGGGCGAACCCCCGGCTGCTGGGCATCGTGGTCGGCGCGGTGCTGGTGGCGCTGAACCTGCGCACCCTGCTCGCCGGGGCGCTCGCCCCGGCGGCGCTGGCCGGGCTGCTCGCCGGCTGGGCGGCGGCGGTGGCGGCGCTGCTGGGCCTGCTCGCCGCCCGCGGCGCCTTCCGCCGGCCCCGCGTCGACCTGGTCTCGCCGGGCCCCGATTTGCAACAGACAGATCGGTACGTCTACTCTTCGGAATCACGCTGA
- a CDS encoding FAD-dependent oxidoreductase, translated as MTRPAPQSPPAPAPAAPPGGAAPLRVAVVGSGPAGVYAVDALLKSDAEVAVDLIERLPAPFGLIRYGVAPDHPRIKGIIASLHRVLDKPGVRLLGNVEVGADVSVAELRARYDAVVLATGAVGDRDLDIPGAELAGHHGAGEFVGFYDSHPDFARGWDLSAESVAVVGVGNVALDVARVLAKTADELKVTEIADNVHATLAGNAARDIHVFGRRGPAQAKFTPLELKELDHSPTIEVLVDPADLRYDAAGEAARRSTKVVDQVCTILEDYALREPKGAPHRLRIHFFENPVALLGVGGRVTAIRTERTEPDGNGGVRGTGEFTDWPAGAVYRAVGYRSDPVPGVPFDAATHTIPELGGRVLDPAGAPIPGLYATGWVRRGPVGLIGNTKGDANEVIANLLADAAAGALPAPAAPGVDRLLAERGVQVTDWAGWRALDAHERALGAAEGRERKKVVERAEMIRRSRPAAAEAAPVTA; from the coding sequence ATGACCCGCCCCGCCCCGCAGTCCCCGCCCGCCCCCGCGCCCGCGGCGCCACCCGGGGGCGCCGCCCCGCTGCGGGTGGCGGTGGTCGGCTCCGGCCCGGCCGGGGTCTACGCCGTGGACGCGCTGCTGAAATCCGATGCGGAGGTCGCCGTGGACCTCATCGAGCGGCTGCCCGCCCCCTTCGGGCTGATCCGCTACGGGGTGGCCCCGGACCATCCCCGGATCAAGGGCATCATCGCCAGCCTGCACCGGGTGCTGGACAAGCCCGGGGTGCGGCTGCTCGGCAATGTCGAGGTCGGCGCGGACGTCAGCGTCGCCGAACTGCGGGCGCGCTATGACGCGGTGGTGCTGGCCACCGGCGCGGTCGGCGACCGGGACCTGGACATCCCGGGCGCGGAACTGGCCGGGCACCACGGCGCCGGCGAATTCGTCGGCTTCTACGACTCGCACCCCGACTTCGCCCGCGGCTGGGATCTCTCCGCGGAATCGGTGGCCGTGGTCGGGGTCGGCAACGTCGCCCTCGACGTGGCCCGGGTGCTGGCCAAGACCGCCGATGAGCTGAAGGTCACCGAAATCGCGGACAACGTGCACGCGACCCTGGCGGGCAACGCCGCCCGGGACATCCACGTCTTCGGCCGGCGCGGCCCCGCCCAGGCGAAGTTCACCCCCCTGGAGCTGAAGGAGCTGGACCACTCCCCCACCATCGAGGTGCTCGTGGACCCGGCGGACCTGCGCTACGACGCCGCCGGGGAGGCCGCCCGGCGCAGCACCAAGGTCGTCGACCAGGTGTGCACGATCCTGGAGGACTACGCCCTCCGGGAGCCGAAGGGCGCCCCGCACCGGCTGCGCATCCACTTCTTCGAGAACCCGGTGGCGCTGCTCGGCGTCGGCGGGCGGGTCACCGCGATCCGCACCGAGCGCACCGAACCCGACGGCAACGGCGGGGTGCGCGGCACCGGCGAGTTCACCGACTGGCCGGCCGGGGCGGTCTACCGGGCGGTGGGCTACCGCTCCGACCCGGTGCCCGGGGTGCCCTTCGACGCGGCCACGCACACCATCCCGGAGCTCGGCGGCCGGGTGCTGGACCCGGCCGGGGCCCCGATCCCCGGGCTCTACGCCACCGGCTGGGTGCGCCGCGGCCCGGTCGGCCTCATCGGCAACACCAAGGGCGACGCCAACGAGGTCATCGCCAACCTGCTCGCCGACGCCGCCGCCGGGGCCCTGCCCGCCCCGGCGGCCCCCGGCGTCGACCGGCTGCTCGCCGAGCGCGGGGTGCAGGTCACCGACTGGGCGGGCTGGCGCGCCCTGGACGCCCACGAGCGCGCCCTGGGCGCCGCGGAGGGCCGGGAGCGCAAGAAGGTCGTGGAGCGCGCGGAGATGATCCGCCGCTCCCGCCCGGCAGCGGCGGAGGCGGCGCCGGTCACCGCCTGA
- a CDS encoding ABC transporter substrate-binding protein: MRIGRRITAAGAAIALACGLGLSGCSSEEGDTAAETGAQSTAEVEEGAFPVTIEHAFGETTIEQAPARVVALGHSDVDPLLALGVTPVWVRAWTSEGPLPWQEPLIEGPAPEWVDMKEVDAEEIAAAEPDLILALYSGGDQETYDKPSRIAPTVTYRTGNGNWRQGWEDSTRDAAAAVGRPEKGEELIADVHERIAALREAHPEWEGKTAAMVFVEEGELGVNTSKDPRSRLLASIGFTIPESFDEFDEDGYYVTFSRERADLLDLDVLILDAPGEECVMDDLKADPALGQLPAITGGHAFCIGEVLAEDQQEALAWQTVLGIPYLLDALEEQLTRVVGE; this comes from the coding sequence ATGAGAATCGGACGACGCATCACCGCTGCGGGTGCGGCGATCGCCCTGGCCTGTGGGCTGGGGCTTTCGGGCTGTTCCTCGGAGGAGGGGGACACCGCGGCCGAGACCGGTGCGCAGAGCACCGCGGAGGTGGAGGAGGGGGCCTTCCCGGTCACCATCGAGCACGCCTTCGGCGAGACCACCATCGAGCAGGCGCCGGCCCGGGTGGTGGCCCTGGGCCACAGCGACGTCGATCCGCTGCTGGCCCTCGGCGTCACCCCGGTGTGGGTGCGCGCCTGGACCAGCGAGGGACCGCTGCCCTGGCAGGAGCCGCTCATCGAGGGCCCCGCCCCGGAGTGGGTGGACATGAAGGAGGTCGACGCCGAGGAGATCGCCGCGGCGGAACCGGATCTCATCCTCGCCCTGTACTCGGGGGGCGACCAGGAGACCTACGACAAGCCCTCCCGGATCGCCCCGACGGTGACCTACCGGACCGGCAACGGGAACTGGCGGCAGGGCTGGGAGGACTCCACCCGCGACGCCGCCGCCGCGGTGGGCCGGCCGGAGAAGGGCGAGGAGCTCATCGCCGACGTCCACGAGCGGATCGCGGCGCTGCGCGAGGCCCATCCCGAATGGGAGGGCAAAACCGCGGCGATGGTCTTCGTGGAGGAGGGCGAACTCGGCGTCAACACCAGCAAGGATCCGCGCTCCCGGCTGCTTGCCTCGATTGGCTTCACCATCCCGGAGTCCTTCGACGAATTCGATGAGGACGGCTACTACGTGACGTTCTCTCGGGAACGGGCCGACCTGCTCGACCTCGATGTGCTCATCCTGGACGCCCCGGGCGAGGAATGTGTGATGGACGATTTGAAGGCCGACCCGGCATTGGGCCAACTGCCGGCGATCACCGGGGGTCATGCCTTCTGTATTGGCGAGGTGCTCGCGGAGGATCAGCAGGAGGCGCTGGCCTGGCAGACGGTGCTCGGCATCCCCTACCTGCTGGACGCCCTGGAGGAGCAGCTGACCCGGGTGGTCGGGGAGTAG
- a CDS encoding ABC transporter substrate-binding protein: MRIGKRIAAAGAAIVMACGLGLSGCSAEEGDTADATGADSTVEAEEGAFPVTIEHAFGETTIEKAPKRVVAYGQTDADALFALGVTPVWVTGWTSDGPEEWQKPHIQGEEPVWFMGDVDMEDIAAAKPDLIIAMFTSLEQDDYDRMSEIAPTVTYAEGQADYQQDTADTLLMVGEAVGRPKAAQQLIDELDVKYAGIRERHPNWQGKTAVLAAPEMEHFGAFAPDYPFNRMLARMGFAYPEQIAEASDGSTFVDLSTEQADLLDLDFVVWIAGDTPVAEIAAEPVLGNLQVLQDNRSFAIGEKLDEAEANAINWSTVLSQLYVLDELEQAIVDTIGE, from the coding sequence ATGAGAATCGGCAAGCGCATCGCCGCCGCGGGTGCGGCGATCGTCATGGCCTGCGGGCTGGGGCTTTCGGGTTGTTCCGCGGAGGAAGGGGACACCGCGGACGCGACCGGTGCGGACAGCACCGTGGAGGCGGAGGAGGGGGCCTTCCCGGTCACCATCGAGCACGCCTTCGGCGAGACCACCATCGAGAAGGCTCCAAAGCGGGTCGTCGCCTACGGGCAGACCGATGCGGACGCCCTCTTCGCTCTCGGGGTGACCCCGGTGTGGGTGACCGGGTGGACCAGCGATGGTCCCGAGGAGTGGCAGAAACCCCATATCCAGGGCGAGGAGCCGGTGTGGTTCATGGGGGACGTGGACATGGAGGATATCGCGGCGGCCAAGCCGGATCTCATCATCGCGATGTTCACCAGTCTTGAGCAGGACGACTACGACCGGATGTCGGAGATCGCCCCGACGGTGACGTACGCGGAGGGGCAGGCCGATTACCAGCAGGACACGGCAGACACCCTGCTGATGGTGGGGGAGGCGGTGGGCCGGCCGAAGGCGGCGCAGCAGCTCATCGATGAACTCGATGTCAAGTACGCCGGGATTCGGGAGCGGCATCCGAATTGGCAGGGCAAGACCGCGGTGCTCGCGGCACCCGAGATGGAACATTTCGGTGCCTTCGCCCCCGATTATCCCTTCAACCGGATGCTCGCCCGCATGGGCTTCGCATATCCCGAGCAGATCGCCGAAGCATCGGACGGCAGCACCTTCGTGGACTTGTCTACGGAACAGGCAGATCTCCTTGATTTAGATTTTGTCGTGTGGATCGCCGGTGACACCCCCGTAGCGGAAATTGCGGCCGAGCCGGTGCTCGGCAACCTCCAGGTGCTGCAGGACAATCGCTCATTCGCCATCGGGGAGAAATTGGACGAAGCCGAAGCCAACGCCATCAACTGGTCCACGGTGCTGTCCCAGCTCTACGTCCTCGATGAACTGGAGCAGGCGATCGTTGACACCATCGGCGAATAG
- a CDS encoding ABC transporter substrate-binding protein, producing the protein MRIGRRITAVGAAIALVCGLGLTGCSAEEGDTAAATGAQSTAEVEEGALPVTIEHAFGETTIEEAPTRVVALGWVDVDYLLAVGVTPVWTYDYHESFPTSWQSEVIEGELPQASTDREVDYEQIAATEPDLIIAMTRVEDSDVYDRLSQIAPTVTHREGYAEMGQPIELVMEDVGKAVGRPQAAADAVSELEDRMKAIADRHPDWAGKTVNVGDRNPALSWLYDSTADRTQLPQAFGLVVPSAVDEASDDGGVEVSDERTDLFEADALLFIDYECSMDKLRADPVMRGVPAIAEGRAACIFEDLGEEELTAWQYSTTLSWSYILDDVEELLERLLD; encoded by the coding sequence ATGAGAATCGGACGACGCATCACCGCCGTCGGTGCGGCGATCGCCCTGGTCTGCGGGCTGGGGCTCACGGGCTGTTCCGCGGAGGAGGGCGACACCGCAGCCGCGACCGGTGCGCAGAGCACCGCGGAGGTGGAGGAGGGGGCCTTACCGGTCACCATCGAGCACGCATTCGGCGAGACCACCATCGAAGAGGCGCCGACGCGGGTGGTGGCTCTTGGCTGGGTCGATGTGGATTACCTCCTTGCGGTGGGGGTGACCCCGGTATGGACCTATGACTACCACGAAAGTTTCCCGACATCGTGGCAAAGCGAGGTCATCGAGGGTGAACTGCCGCAGGCGTCCACGGACAGAGAAGTGGACTACGAGCAGATCGCCGCAACGGAACCGGATCTCATCATCGCGATGACCCGGGTGGAGGACAGTGATGTCTACGACCGGCTTTCCCAGATTGCGCCGACCGTGACCCATCGGGAGGGCTACGCCGAAATGGGCCAACCCATCGAGCTGGTCATGGAGGATGTCGGTAAGGCGGTGGGCCGGCCGCAGGCGGCGGCTGACGCCGTCTCGGAGCTTGAGGATCGGATGAAGGCCATCGCCGACCGGCACCCGGACTGGGCGGGGAAGACCGTCAACGTCGGTGACCGGAATCCGGCGTTGTCCTGGTTGTATGATTCCACTGCCGATCGGACTCAGCTACCCCAGGCTTTTGGCCTGGTTGTGCCGAGCGCGGTGGACGAAGCCTCCGATGATGGCGGGGTGGAGGTCTCCGATGAGCGAACCGATCTTTTCGAGGCCGATGCGCTGCTGTTCATCGACTACGAGTGCTCCATGGACAAGTTGCGTGCGGATCCCGTCATGCGCGGAGTACCCGCCATCGCCGAGGGGCGGGCCGCCTGCATTTTTGAGGATCTCGGGGAGGAGGAGCTGACCGCCTGGCAGTACTCCACCACTCTGAGCTGGTCGTACATTCTCGACGATGTTGAGGAACTGTTGGAGCGCCTGCTCGACTGA